TTGTCATTCTTGGCGGTTGGGGAAAAATTATTATTTATAACCGTCATTGAGCGGAATTTGATTATCATAAAGGGTTTGTTATTTTTGCCGATTCTTGTCTGCTTAAAAAATACCGGGCCCGGGCTTTCCAGTTTTATAATCGCCCCGATAATCGGCCAGAAAATCATAGTCCCGACTAAAATCAATAAAGCCAGAATAAAATCATAAAGCCGTTTTGCAAAACCAAATAAAGATTTTTTGCCTTCGCTTAAGTTTTCCAAAAACCACATCTGGTTGATTGATTCAACGGGGATGCGGCCGGTAATATTTTCATAAAAATTGGGCAGGCCGGTGTAGCTAATCCTTAAAGGCAGGCAACCGAAAAGCGCGGTCCGCAATTCTTCTGACTGATGGGGATCGGCGGTAAGGATAATGTCGGTAATTTTTTCAGAGCCGATGAGCGAATGCAGGCGGGAGACATCATTAAAAACAGGGGTTTCGCCGATATTTTTTTCCTCTTTATTTTTATCATCAACCACAAAAGCGACATTGTAGCCGAGATGCGGTTTTTCTCCCAATTCTTTCATTAATTCCAGCACCTGGTTGTTTAAACCGACGAAAGCGATATTTTTTTTCGGCAGATATGACTTTAAAGACCAATTGAAAAATTGCCGCCAAAGAAAGAATAAAATAGCAAAGATAATTACGTAAATTAAGAGATTTCTTTTCGGGGCGATGCTTATTTGTGGCGTCAAATAAAAGAAAGCGACGGACAGCAAGCTTGTTATCAGAAGATTTTTGCCGGTCAGGCGGAAGAAACTCGCGTTATTGGCGGCCAGATTCAAATCGTATAAATTGGAAATATAAAAAATCATAATCCAAACCAAAAAAATTATGGAAAAAGGCCCGACATGGCTTTGCCAGAGATCGTTTGTCGGCTTGTCCCAATAACGGATTAAAAGCGTCAGGTAGAGAGAAAGATAGAGGACCCCGATATCGCCGGCCAAAAGGATGAATTTTTTAAATTTATTGTCCATTTGAATTATGGGTTTTAGGTGTTAGTATTCATAATTTAGCAGATTTTTAGCGGGAAATCAAGCCAGAGGCTAGCTGTTGCGAATTATAAAACAGAATGTTATAATTTAATCATGCCAGCAATTAAAAAACAGGAAAAAACGGATTGGCCGCTAGTGGGCAATAGCCATATTATCAGCTTTTTATCGGGGAGTATTGCTAATGAAAATATGGCTAATGCTTATATTTTTTTGGGGCCGCAGGACTTGGGCAAAGCCACAGTCGCCAGCTATTTCGCCAAGAGCTTGCTTTGCCAGAACAGGGCCAAGTTGAAAAAGGGCGAGATTGTTTTTCCTTGCGGCGAATGCGTTTCCTGCCGAGCCCTAGCCGGCGTAAAAAGAAGCGATGCCGGGCCAGACGAAGACAAAGAAAATAACCGCGGCATAATTCACGGCGACTTTCATCTGATAGAAAGGGAAAAAGACAAAAAAAATATTTCCATAGAGCAGGCCAGGGAATTTATAAAGGATCTGAATTTAAGTTCATTTTTGGGATCTTATAAAGTGGGGATTATAAAAGAGGCGGATAGTTTAAGCCTGGAAGCCTCCAATGCTTTATTAAAAACCTTAGAGGAACCGAAGGAAAAAGTGGTTATCATATTGATTGCTTCCGGTCTGGAATCAATCCCGGCCACGATTGTTTCCCGCAGCCAGGTTTTGAATTTTTATCCGGTCCAAACCGACATCATCCATAATTATTTGGTGGAAGAGCTTAAGATTTCCAGGAGTTCGGCGAAAAATTTTTCAAAAATTTCTTTGGGTCGGCCGGCTTTGGCGGTTAAATTTTTAAAAGACAGGGATTTCTATAAAGATTATGAGGATAAAGCCAAGATTTTTTTAGATTTTGCCGGCAAGGATTTAAACGAACGGTTTCAGGGCATAGAAAAAATAATGGAGGGCGGCCCCTCCGGGCAGGAAAGCAACAAAAAAGCCTTAAAGATATTGGAAATTTGGCAGGGAGTGGTCCGCGATTTATTGCTTCTTGATTTGGGGCACAAGGATTTAATCCAGCACCACGTAATAGCCGAAGAATTAGCCGGACAGAGGGGAAAGTTTGGCGCCGGAACAGCGGTTTTAATAAATATAATCAAAAATTTGGAGGCGGGCAAAAAATACCTAAGGGCCAACGTCAATCCGAAGCTGGTGTTAGAGAATATCGCGATCAATATCTAACATTGATTTTTTATCAATAAGATTTTGATGATTTTAAAGTGAGTTATTAGTTATGGGTTATAAGTTATACAAAATAATTGATAACCTATAACTAATAACTAATAATTTTTGATAAATATATGGCGAATAAAAAAAATAGTTTAATCACTCTTTTTTTAATGGTAATATTAGTTTTGACTATTTCCGGCTGTTCCATTAATTTTAAAACCGGAGAAGGGGGCGGAACTGACGGCGGCGTTTATGTGAGCGCAAATCAGGGCAACAATTGGCAGCAGAGAGTTTTGATTCCGACCACCAGCGGCAAACCGAGCAGCTTTGGCAATTTGAACGCCTTTTCTTTGGCCATGGATCCTAGTGATTCGGGAGCGGTTTACTTTGGCAGCATAGACAATGGGCTTCTCTATACTTATAATGGGGCGCAGGGTTGGTTTTTGGCCGGCAGTTTAGCCAAAGCGACAATTGACGCCATTGCTATTGACCCGAACTCAAAGTGCGTAATCTACGCCAGCCTAGAAAATAAAGTTTATAAATCAACCGATTGCAGCCGGACTTGGTCTCAAATATATTATGACAATGATGTCAATACGAGAGTTAATGCTATCGCCGCGGATCATTACGACAGCGCTAATGTTTATATTGGCACTTCGCGGGGAGAAGTAATAAAAAGTTCAGACCGCGGCGAAAGCTGGAAAACCATCGGCCGTTTTGACAATAGCGTGCAAAAGATTGTTATCAGCCCGGCTGACAGCCGTTTGGTATTTGCCGCCACGGCCAAGAAGGGAATTTTCCGTTCAACCGACAGCGGCAATAATTGGACGGCCTTGGCTGAAAAAATGAAAGATTTCAAAGACAGCCTTAGCTTTAGGGATTTTGCCGTTGCTACCGCCGATAAAGGGTTGATATTTTTGGCAACGAATTACGGCTTGTTAAGATCGGCTGATAACGG
This portion of the Patescibacteria group bacterium genome encodes:
- a CDS encoding sugar transferase; the encoded protein is MDNKFKKFILLAGDIGVLYLSLYLTLLIRYWDKPTNDLWQSHVGPFSIIFLVWIMIFYISNLYDLNLAANNASFFRLTGKNLLITSLLSVAFFYLTPQISIAPKRNLLIYVIIFAILFFLWRQFFNWSLKSYLPKKNIAFVGLNNQVLELMKELGEKPHLGYNVAFVVDDKNKEEKNIGETPVFNDVSRLHSLIGSEKITDIILTADPHQSEELRTALFGCLPLRISYTGLPNFYENITGRIPVESINQMWFLENLSEGKKSLFGFAKRLYDFILALLILVGTMIFWPIIGAIIKLESPGPVFFKQTRIGKNNKPFMIIKFRSMTVINNNFSPTAKNDNRITKFGSWLRKTRIDEIPQVINILRGEMSFVGPRPERPELIKELAEKIPFYNERMLVKPGITGWDQISGEYHSPSREDTLKKLQYDLFYIKNRSIYLDLSIILKTIATIVSRKGV